The Mus musculus strain C57BL/6J chromosome 2, GRCm38.p6 C57BL/6J genome has a window encoding:
- the Ctxn2 gene encoding cortexin-2 isoform X1: protein MMSSTYCGNSSAKMSVHEVSESSLSLEQKTGFAFVGILCIFLGLLIIRCFKILLDPYSSMPSSTWEDEVEEFDKGTFEYALA from the coding sequence ATGATGAGTAGCACCTACTGTGGCAATTCTTCAGCAAAGATGAGTGTCCACGAAGTCTCTGAATCCTCCCTGTCTCTGGAGCAAAAGACCGGCTTTGCCTTTGTGGGCATCTTGTGCATTTTCTTGGGACTTCTCATTATCAGATGCTTCAAGATTCTGTTAGACCCATATAGTAGCATGCCCTCTTCTACATGGGAAGATGAAGTTGAAGAGTTTGATAAGGGGACCTTTGAGTATGCACTTGCCTGA